DNA sequence from the Cupriavidus sp. WKF15 genome:
GCTGCGCGCGATCGTCAGCGAGCGCATGCAGCCGGGCGTGGTCTACACCACCTTCCACTTCCCGGAATCCGGCGCCAACGTCATTACCACCGACAACTCCGACTGGGCCACCAACTGCCCCGAGTACAAGGTGACCGCGGTGCAGGTGATGCCGGTGGCGCAGCCATCGGCGTGGCAGAAGGAGTACCACGCGTTCAACGCGCAGCAGCTGCAGCTGCTCGAAGCCGCCAGTGCCGACCCGGCCCAGGCCGCGGCAGGCTGAGAGGAGGATCGCATCATGATGCGCTGCCTGAATGCGCCGGAACTCGAACCGGCGCTGCAAGCGGACGGTGAGCCGGCCACGCACAGCACCTTCGCCGTGAGCCGCTGGCGCAACGGCGAACACGCGCTGAGCCCGGACGAGCTGGCCGAAGAGGTGCCCGTTGCGCTGGAATACAACGGCATCTCGCACGCGGTGATGCTGGCCACGCCGGCGGACCTGGAAGACTTTGCGCTCGGCTTCAGCCTGAGCGAGGGCATTGTCTCCAGTCCGCGCGATGTGTACGACATCGAGGTCGAGCCGCGCGAGCACGGCATCGCGGTGCGGCTGGAGATCGCGTCGGAAGCCTTCATGGGCCTGAAGGAGCGGCGCCGTTCGCTGGCGGGCCGCACGGGCTGCGGCCTGTGCGGCACCGAATCGCTGGAGCAGGTGATGCGCATGCCGGCGCCGGTGAAGAGCGAAGCCAGCTTCGACGCCGAGCTGATCCAGGCCGCGTTCGTGCAGCTTCAGCTGCGCCAGGCGCTGCAGCGCGAGACCGGCGCCACGCATGCGGCGGCGTGGCTGCGTGCCGACGGCCATGTCGCGATGGTGCGCGAGGACGTGGGGCGCCACAACGCGCTCGATAAACTCGCCGGCGCGCTGGCGCGCAGCGGCGAGGACATCGCCACCGGCGCCGTGCTCGTGACCAGCCGCGC
Encoded proteins:
- the fdhD gene encoding formate dehydrogenase accessory sulfurtransferase FdhD; the encoded protein is MMRCLNAPELEPALQADGEPATHSTFAVSRWRNGEHALSPDELAEEVPVALEYNGISHAVMLATPADLEDFALGFSLSEGIVSSPRDVYDIEVEPREHGIAVRLEIASEAFMGLKERRRSLAGRTGCGLCGTESLEQVMRMPAPVKSEASFDAELIQAAFVQLQLRQALQRETGATHAAAWLRADGHVAMVREDVGRHNALDKLAGALARSGEDIATGAVLVTSRASYEMVLKAASIGAGVLAAVSAPTALAVRLAEQANITLAGFVRASGHVVYTHPQRLQHEASLA